In the Borrelia hispanica CRI genome, CTCCTGTAATTAATGCAATGACTAAAAAATTAATTACTGCAAAAGAAGATATTACGTTGGCAGAAGCGAAAGAGATTTTATTTAAGCATAAGATAGAAAAGTTACTTATTGTTGATGAGTCAAATAGTTTGCGGGGATTAATAACTTGCAAGGATATAGATCATGTTGAACATCAAGAGTATTTTCCAAATGCATGTAAAGATATTAATGATAGATTGAGAGTTGGTGCAGCTGTTTCTACTGATGTTGATACTCTAGAGCGTGTTGAAGAATTGGTTAAGGCAGATGTTGATGTTATTGTTGTTGATTCTGCACATGGACATTCTACTAGGGTAATTGAGATTGTAAGGAAAATTAAAAGTAAATATCCAAATTTAGATGTTATTGCAGGTAATATAGTGACTAAGGAAGCAGCTCTTGATTTAATTGATGCAGGTGCAGATTGTTTAAAAGTGGGAATAGGTCCGGGGAGTATATGTACAACAAGAATAGTTGCAGGGGTTGGTGTTCCACAGTTGACGGCAATTAATGATGTTTTTGAGGCTTGTAAAGATACAAATATTTGCATCATAGCAGATGGTGGTATTAGATTTTCAGGAGATATAGTTAAAGCAATTGCTGCGGGAGCTGATAGTGTGATGATAGGGAATCTTTTTGCTGGAGCTCATGAATCTCCCTCAGAGGAAATAATGTATAATGGCAAGAAATTTAAGATTTATGTTGGTATGGGATCTCTTGCTGCTATGGCTAGGGGTTCTAAATCTAGGTATTTTCAATTTGAAAGTAAA is a window encoding:
- the guaB gene encoding IMP dehydrogenase codes for the protein MMDKIVKEALTFDDVSLIPRKSSILPSDVNLKTRLTRNIYLNIPFLSSAMDTVTESRMAIAVAKEGGMGIIHKNITIEIQRKEVEIVKSYHRNGIIRNLITINEDTSIKEAKRLIGKHNISALPVTDHVGKILGLVTSRDIRYISDDDTPVINAMTKKLITAKEDITLAEAKEILFKHKIEKLLIVDESNSLRGLITCKDIDHVEHQEYFPNACKDINDRLRVGAAVSTDVDTLERVEELVKADVDVIVVDSAHGHSTRVIEIVRKIKSKYPNLDVIAGNIVTKEAALDLIDAGADCLKVGIGPGSICTTRIVAGVGVPQLTAINDVFEACKDTNICIIADGGIRFSGDIVKAIAAGADSVMIGNLFAGAHESPSEEIMYNGKKFKIYVGMGSLAAMARGSKSRYFQFESKDSPGKLVPEGIEGMVPYVGKVKDIIFQLKGGLMSGMGYLGVETILELKRDAKFVKISSASLRESHIHDVLEN